A single window of Sphingobacteriales bacterium DNA harbors:
- the ribD gene encoding bifunctional diaminohydroxyphosphoribosylaminopyrimidine deaminase/5-amino-6-(5-phosphoribosylamino)uracil reductase RibD, translated as MQIDEKYMLRCFELAKLGERFVVPNPMVGAVLVYDNKIIGEGYHQAYGKAHAEVNCINHVSAEDVEKIKDATLYVSLEPCSHFGKTPPCADLIIQHGIKNVVVSTLDPNPMVAGNGIKKLKEAGINVAINILEKEGKNLIKAFYQFHYNKKSFITLKFAESIDGYVSKENERIKISNDISDIFVHQLRASHHAILIGKNTLDIDNPMLDVRHCNGKNPIKIILSTNGNIDLSYRIFNDKETAIYIINQTIEQQEQNIKWIKVNDVNNLDNVLDVLFQNGIQSILVEGGSKILHSFIQQNKWNSIYKIIGNIKLNNGIKAPEINFNYNSKETIKKDTILNYINNTY; from the coding sequence TTGCAAATAGATGAAAAATATATGTTGCGTTGCTTTGAGCTAGCAAAACTTGGAGAAAGGTTTGTTGTTCCAAATCCAATGGTTGGCGCTGTTCTTGTTTATGACAATAAAATTATTGGCGAAGGCTATCATCAAGCTTATGGCAAAGCACATGCAGAAGTCAATTGTATTAATCATGTAAGCGCAGAAGATGTTGAGAAAATAAAAGATGCTACTTTGTATGTCAGTTTAGAACCATGTTCTCATTTTGGAAAAACGCCACCATGCGCTGATTTAATTATACAACATGGAATAAAAAATGTTGTGGTATCAACACTTGATCCAAATCCAATGGTTGCTGGCAATGGTATTAAAAAACTAAAAGAAGCAGGCATTAATGTTGCAATTAATATTTTAGAAAAAGAAGGTAAAAATTTAATCAAAGCATTCTATCAATTTCATTACAATAAAAAGTCATTTATTACTTTAAAATTTGCAGAAAGTATTGATGGTTACGTGAGCAAAGAAAATGAACGCATAAAAATAAGTAACGACATTTCTGATATTTTTGTACACCAACTCAGAGCATCACACCATGCTATTTTGATAGGAAAAAATACTTTAGATATTGACAATCCGATGTTGGATGTAAGACATTGCAATGGCAAAAATCCTATTAAAATCATACTATCAACAAACGGAAATATTGATTTATCCTATCGAATATTTAACGACAAAGAAACAGCAATTTATATAATAAATCAAACTATAGAACAACAAGAACAGAATATAAAATGGATAAAAGTAAACGATGTAAATAACTTAGATAATGTTTTAGATGTTTTATTTCAAAATGGTATACAATCAATTTTGGTAGAAGGTGGAAGCAAAATTTTGCATAGCTTTATACAACAAAACAAATGGAATTCAATCTATAAAATTATTGGTAATATTAAATTAAACAATGGAATTAAAGCACCAGAAATAAACTTCAATTACAACTCAAAAGAAACAATAAAAAAAGATACAATATTAAATTATATAAATAATACATATTAA
- the aroQ gene encoding type II 3-dehydroquinate dehydratase yields the protein MKKILIINGPNLNLLGKREPAIYGTQSFEDIFNQLKNTFNQVELFYYQSNVEGELINKLHDVGFSFDGIVLNAGAYTHTSVAIADAIKAIKTPVVEVHISNTFAREPFRHHSYISPVAKGIIVGFGFQSYNLAIQSFL from the coding sequence ATGAAAAAAATACTTATCATAAACGGACCAAATCTAAATTTATTAGGAAAACGTGAACCAGCAATATACGGAACTCAAAGTTTTGAAGATATTTTTAATCAACTAAAAAACACTTTCAATCAAGTAGAATTATTCTATTATCAATCAAATGTAGAAGGAGAGTTGATAAACAAACTACACGATGTTGGATTTAGTTTTGATGGTATTGTACTCAATGCTGGCGCATACACACACACATCAGTTGCCATTGCTGATGCTATTAAAGCAATCAAAACTCCAGTTGTAGAAGTACATATCAGCAATACTTTTGCAAGAGAACCATTTAGACATCATTCCTACATTTCTCCAGTTGCCAAAGGAATTATTGTTGGCTTCGGTTTTCAAAGTTACAATCTTGCTATTCAATCATTTTTGTAA
- the hemL gene encoding glutamate-1-semialdehyde 2,1-aminomutase has product MNRSKSESLFEKAKTLMPGGVNSPVRAFRSVGGTPIFFKKGSGSKLYDEDGNEYIDFCNSWGPLILGHCNEKIENAIIETVKNGTTFGAPTALENQLAELIISNHRYIEKIRFVSSGTEAVMSALRLARGVTGKSKIIKFEGCYHGHVDSMLVKAGSGLITFGTSSSAGVPEAFANETIVLPLNDEARLSETIENLHHEIAAVIIEPIPANNGLLLQSKKFLLHLRELCERNNILLIFDEVISGFRVGFDGASGLYEIKADIYTFGKIIGGGMPVGAYAASNEIMSNIAPEGSVYQAGTLSGNPVAMAAGIAQLEQCLATDFYKHLQHKTETLVDGINKHIKTKDYNCHLYNIGSIFWITFTKDSHISSADQIDASKMTIFNKLYNYLLNNGVYFGPSGYEVGFVSDAHTDEDITKTIKIFCDGLDVAFQ; this is encoded by the coding sequence ATGAATAGAAGTAAATCAGAATCGTTATTTGAAAAAGCAAAAACATTGATGCCTGGTGGCGTAAATTCTCCAGTAAGAGCATTTAGATCAGTCGGTGGCACACCCATTTTCTTTAAAAAAGGAAGTGGCTCAAAATTATATGATGAAGATGGAAATGAATATATCGACTTTTGTAATTCTTGGGGACCATTAATTCTTGGACATTGCAACGAAAAAATAGAAAATGCTATTATTGAAACTGTAAAAAATGGTACAACATTTGGTGCACCAACAGCCTTAGAAAATCAATTAGCAGAATTAATCATCAGCAATCATAGATATATTGAGAAAATAAGATTTGTAAGTTCTGGTACAGAAGCAGTAATGAGCGCATTGCGTTTGGCACGTGGTGTAACAGGAAAATCAAAAATCATAAAATTTGAAGGTTGCTATCATGGTCACGTAGATTCTATGTTGGTAAAAGCTGGCTCAGGATTGATTACTTTTGGCACATCATCATCAGCTGGTGTTCCAGAAGCATTTGCAAACGAAACCATAGTACTTCCACTAAATGATGAAGCGAGACTTAGTGAAACTATTGAAAACTTACATCATGAAATTGCTGCCGTAATTATAGAACCAATTCCAGCAAACAATGGCTTATTATTACAAAGCAAAAAATTCTTATTGCATTTACGTGAACTATGTGAACGCAACAATATTCTATTAATATTTGATGAAGTAATTTCTGGTTTTAGAGTTGGTTTTGATGGTGCTTCTGGTTTATATGAAATCAAAGCTGATATTTATACTTTTGGGAAAATAATTGGTGGTGGAATGCCAGTTGGTGCATACGCAGCATCTAACGAAATAATGAGTAATATAGCACCTGAAGGAAGTGTGTACCAAGCTGGTACATTGAGTGGAAATCCTGTTGCAATGGCTGCTGGCATTGCACAATTGGAACAATGTTTGGCTACTGATTTCTATAAACATTTACAACACAAAACAGAAACATTGGTTGATGGCATTAACAAACACATAAAAACAAAAGATTACAATTGTCATTTATACAATATTGGTTCTATATTTTGGATAACGTTTACAAAAGATTCTCATATTAGTAGTGCTGACCAAATTGATGCCAGCAAAATGACAATCTTTAATAAATTATATAATTATTTATTAAATAATGGCGTATATTTTGGCCCATCAGGTTACGAAGTAGGTTTTGTTTCTGATGCACATACTGATGAAGATATTACTAAAACCATCAAAATATTTTGCGATGGTTTGGATGTTGCATTTCAATAA
- the prmC gene encoding peptide chain release factor N(5)-glutamine methyltransferase, producing MKLLDYQKIITKILNDTFDERESDNIFKYVVEEYYNEKYVIIKSYIINDDEVEDLNEIFEKVSANYPIQYIFNKAYFYDVELYVDENVLIPRPETEELVHLILKENTNNNLKVLDIGTGSGCIPIVLKKHKQNWSVSAIDISNEAIEVANKNATNNNVKVDFLLDDIFNLNNHFSNLDIIVSNPPYIPFVQQDLMTENTLQYEPELALFVPNENPLMYYQTIFELAKNALAENGRVYVEINEFLSVETKSLALKYNFSVVEIIKDLSNKDRILRIEL from the coding sequence TTGAAGCTTTTAGATTATCAAAAAATTATTACGAAGATATTGAACGATACTTTTGACGAAAGAGAATCTGATAATATTTTTAAATATGTTGTAGAAGAATATTACAATGAAAAATATGTAATTATTAAAAGTTATATTATTAATGATGATGAAGTAGAAGATCTAAACGAGATTTTTGAAAAAGTATCTGCAAATTATCCTATTCAATACATATTTAACAAAGCATATTTTTATGATGTAGAATTGTATGTAGATGAAAATGTATTAATTCCAAGGCCAGAAACTGAAGAATTGGTGCATCTTATTTTAAAAGAAAATACAAACAACAACCTAAAAGTTTTAGATATTGGAACAGGTTCAGGATGCATACCAATTGTTTTAAAAAAACATAAACAAAATTGGTCAGTTTCTGCAATAGATATTAGTAATGAAGCAATTGAAGTGGCTAATAAAAATGCAACAAATAATAATGTTAAGGTTGATTTTCTTCTGGATGATATTTTTAACCTAAATAATCATTTTTCAAATTTAGATATCATTGTTTCCAATCCACCATATATTCCATTTGTGCAACAAGATTTAATGACAGAAAATACATTGCAATATGAGCCTGAGTTGGCATTATTTGTACCAAACGAAAATCCTTTGATGTATTATCAAACAATTTTTGAATTGGCAAAAAATGCCTTAGCTGAAAATGGAAGAGTTTATGTTGAAATAAATGAATTCTTATCTGTTGAAACAAAAAGTCTAGCTTTAAAATATAAT
- a CDS encoding chalcone isomerase family protein — protein MKISGIEIPDFIIINNKKLYLNGAAMRTKFFVNTYIIALYAEKPITDEKDAIYGNTARNLRMLLTTPLATPTLVSQNIESGVKESLGKKYIELKHIVDNIKTTIEQSNVGYKDYIDNFFDSDKKMYYYKNGNSLGEIGENNNDGQTFGEALFDMYVGKNPKDQKIKKALLKGF, from the coding sequence ATGAAAATATCAGGAATTGAAATACCAGATTTTATTATTATCAACAATAAGAAATTATATTTGAACGGCGCAGCTATGCGTACAAAGTTTTTTGTCAATACATATATAATTGCATTATATGCCGAAAAGCCAATTACAGATGAAAAAGATGCCATCTATGGAAATACTGCAAGAAATTTAAGAATGCTTTTAACAACACCATTAGCTACACCAACACTTGTAAGTCAAAATATAGAAAGTGGTGTAAAAGAAAGTCTTGGAAAAAAATATATTGAACTCAAACATATAGTAGATAATATTAAAACGACAATAGAGCAATCAAACGTTGGATACAAAGATTATATAGACAACTTTTTTGATAGTGATAAAAAAATGTACTATTATAAAAATGGCAATTCCTTAGGAGAAATTGGTGAAAATAATAACGATGGACAAACATTTGGCGAAGCATTATTTGATATGTATGTCGGCAAAAATCCAAAAGACCAGAAGATAAAAAAAGCATTATTAAAAGGATTTTAA
- a CDS encoding T9SS type A sorting domain-containing protein, producing MTQNEVQSKTYKLDIIKQIQESINNQNQRTSADKDTIRIPVVFNVLIEDSIADIKLYDKSVFYEVLDSANKYLNIEYEKLLSFNRAEFHDIVDVPYIQLIIARYNTQGVLAEGIRYKKWTAPNSNEFCEFPFINGQQKAKLDQFGGISAWDTRHYLNFWVGNFRKTSGSCYSGQSTYPIFPFLYGQPLAFMDGVLLQDYLFKGNHRQLSYFSTIIHEMGHYLGLLHILGGLASDDEKGCNIDDGIKDTPLQYEANYNCNTIVNSCVEANDKNDMCSNTMDYADGITFTIEQNKVMRNAALNIRKDLSIPKVAANLVVSKYEICKGEIVTLKWNNTAPIKSDFLYSSWSNVANNLSHTIQPNADTVLNLFLTNAYDTVLKTIEIKVIDKPTASYSISDTITIAQNISVTIHNATQVSSSVPHTFEQGVFNFQAGNTTDSFYIFFKNNCFEDSVLIQYVFNDIQTKINNNSIQQISIYPNPSYQKIYVQLEKQINPNIDTYYIFDTNGKIVAQNNLSQTIDVSQLNTGNYILLINNNNTLYSSKFLKK from the coding sequence ATGACACAAAATGAAGTGCAATCAAAAACATACAAATTAGATATCATAAAACAAATTCAAGAATCAATAAATAATCAAAACCAAAGAACATCAGCAGACAAAGACACTATAAGAATTCCAGTAGTTTTTAATGTTCTAATAGAAGATTCAATAGCTGATATCAAATTATATGATAAAAGTGTTTTTTACGAAGTATTGGACAGTGCAAATAAGTATTTGAATATCGAATATGAAAAATTATTAAGTTTTAACAGAGCAGAATTTCATGATATTGTTGATGTGCCTTACATTCAACTAATCATTGCACGTTACAATACACAAGGTGTTTTAGCAGAAGGAATCAGGTATAAAAAATGGACAGCACCAAACAGCAATGAGTTTTGCGAATTTCCATTTATAAATGGACAACAAAAAGCAAAACTAGATCAATTTGGTGGCATTTCAGCATGGGACACACGCCATTATTTAAACTTTTGGGTAGGCAATTTTAGAAAAACAAGTGGTTCATGTTATAGTGGACAATCAACCTATCCAATATTTCCATTTTTATATGGTCAGCCATTAGCATTTATGGATGGCGTATTGTTGCAAGATTATTTATTTAAAGGCAACCACAGACAATTAAGTTATTTTAGTACTATCATTCACGAAATGGGACACTATCTAGGTTTGTTGCACATTTTGGGCGGCTTGGCAAGCGACGATGAAAAAGGTTGTAATATTGATGATGGCATAAAAGACACACCATTGCAGTACGAAGCAAATTATAATTGCAATACTATTGTAAATTCTTGCGTAGAAGCCAACGATAAAAATGATATGTGTAGCAATACAATGGACTACGCAGATGGAATTACATTTACAATAGAACAAAATAAAGTCATGCGCAATGCAGCATTAAATATCAGAAAAGATTTAAGTATTCCAAAAGTTGCAGCCAACTTAGTTGTATCTAAATATGAAATTTGTAAAGGTGAAATTGTAACACTAAAATGGAATAACACAGCACCAATTAAATCAGATTTTTTATATAGTTCTTGGAGCAATGTGGCTAACAATTTATCACATACTATTCAGCCAAATGCAGATACAGTGCTTAATTTATTTTTGACAAATGCATATGATACAGTTTTAAAAACTATAGAAATAAAAGTTATAGATAAACCTACAGCTTCGTATTCAATTTCTGATACAATTACTATTGCACAAAATATTTCTGTTACAATTCATAATGCAACACAAGTTAGTTCTTCAGTGCCACATACATTTGAGCAAGGTGTGTTTAATTTCCAAGCAGGCAATACCACAGATTCTTTCTATATTTTCTTTAAAAACAATTGCTTTGAAGATAGTGTCTTAATTCAATATGTTTTTAATGATATACAAACAAAAATTAATAATAATAGTATACAACAAATAAGTATTTATCCAAATCCAAGCTACCAAAAAATATATGTACAATTAGAAAAACAAATAAATCCTAATATTGATACTTACTATATTTTTGATACAAATGGAAAAATAGTTGCACAAAATAACTTATCACAAACAATAGATGTTAGCCAACTAAATACTGGAAATTATATTCTATTAATCAATAATAACAATACTTTGTACAGTTCAAAGTTTCTAAAGAAATAG